GCCGTCACGACCGTCACCGGGGTGCCCGCCAGCTCGCGCTCCATGACCGCGACGCCCTCGGGGGCCGCCAGCAGCACCACGGCGGTCACGTCGTCGGCGCCGCGCTCGATCAGCTCCTGGATGGCCGCGACCAGCGTGCCGCCCGTGGCCAGCATCGGGTCCAGCACGTACACCTGCCGGCCGGAGAGGTCCTCCGGCATGCGCGAGGCGTACGTGGACGCCTGCAGCGTCTCCTCGTTGCGGATCATGCCGAGGAAGCCGACCTCGGCGGTCGGCAGCAGCCGGACCATGCCGTCCAGCATGCCGAGCCCGGCCCGCAGGATCGGCACGACCAGCGGGCGGGGACGGGCCAGCTTGACCCCGGTGGTCGACGCGACCGGCGTCCGGATGTCGACGGCCTCGGTCCGCACGTCCCGCGTGGCCTCGTAGGCGAGCAGGGTGACCAGCTCGTCGGCGAGGCGCCGGAAGGTCGCGGAGTCGGTGCGCTGGTCGCGCAGCGTGGTGAGCTTGTGGGCGACCAGGGGGTGGTCGACGACGTGGAGACGCATGTCCCCAACAGTAACCGTGCCCGCCGCCCCCTCGTGCTGGCACCGGCCCGCATCCGGCCCCTGACCGGCCTGGCATCAAACCCCCCGTCCGAGGGAAAGTGGGAGGGACGGACCCGGGGTGGTGTGACTGTGCCTGACCTGCCTGACCACAAGACCGATGCCGCCGCGCGCGCCGAGGACGTCGCCGGTCCGGGAGAGCCCGAGACCGAGGCCCAGCGCCGGCGCCGGCGCGCCCAGTTCCTGCGCGACCTCGCCGAGGCACGCGCGCTGCGCGACCGGGTGCAGCCCCGGCGCGCCAAGGCCGCCCGGCTCCGGCACGCCATGCGGATGCGGACGTTCCGCTGGTAGGGAAGGCCGTCGTCGTACGATCCCGGCAGGAAAGACTCTGGTAAGGAAGATCATCGCCCACGCCGGTGTCCCGGGACGGAGTGCGTGGGCCTCCGGAAAAGCCGCGTACGATCCGCAGGTGGCGGCAACGAGCGCGCCGGTGGGTCGAGCACCCGCCGGATGCGGGCGCACGATCAAAAGAGCCGGACACAGGGAGCCGAAGACGTCCCCTGAACGCCTTGTTTCTGCCACGATTCCGAGTGGGCGGGGCTCGGAGCACAGCTCTCCCCGCCCAGAACCTCCGCCGGGGGGACCCCCAACCGGCACGCCTACGACCAGTGGGAGAGTCACGGTGTACTTCGCCGCACTGCTCGCGCGCACCGAAGACGGGTGGGAAGCGAGCGACACAGAGCTCGACGATGTGGAGACCCTGTCCGATCTGGCCGACCTGGCCCGGGAAGCCTCTCCCGACGAGGACACGGTGTTCGTCCTGATCGAGCAGGAGGACGCCTGGTTCGGTCTCGTCCGGGTCGACGGCGAGGAGGACCCTCGCATCTTCGTCTCGGACGCGGCCGCCGCCGCCCGCAGCGCCTACGGGGAGCTGCTGCTCACGGACGAGCTGCTCGGCCGGGAGCCCGGCGCGGACGACGGGCCGGACCTGGACGCCCTCGACCTCGACGGCACCGAGGACGGCGAGTCCGAGGAGGAGTCCGACGAAGTGGAGGAGGAGCCCACCGCCGCGGGCGCCGTGCCGCACGGCCCGGTGGGCGACGGAGGCATCCTCGACGACCTGGGTGTCGGCGAGAAGGAGCTGCGCGCCCTCGACCCGAACGATGCGCTGGCCGAGATCGCCGAGGCCCTGGGCGCCTCGGAGGTGCTGGAGACCGTCCGCTGATCACGCCCGGACAGCCCGAGAACCCCCGGGACGCGCGGCGGGCGGCCGACCCGGTGCGCGACCCCTGGCGGGCCGCGATGCGGCTCGCCCTGGACCAGGCGGAGCTGGCCGTACGGGGCGGGGACGTCCCCGTCGGCGCCGTCATGCTGTCCCCGGACGGCACGACGGTGCTCGGCGCCGGGCACAACGAACGCGAGGCCACCGGCGACCCCACGGCCCACGCGGAGGTGCTCGCGATCCGGCGGGCCGCCGCCGCGCTCGGCCAGTGGCGGCTGACCGGCTGCACGCTGGTCGTCACGCTCGAACCGTGCACGATGTGCGCGGGCGCGCTCGTGCAGTCCCGCGTGGACCGGGTGGTCTACGGCGCCCGTGACGACAAGGCGGGGGCGGCCGGCTCCCTGTGGGACGTCGTACGGGACCGCCGGCTCAACCACCGGCCCGAGGTCGTCGAGGGCGTCCTGGCCGAGGAGTGCGCCGGGCTCCTCACCGCGTTCTTCCGGGACCGCTGACCGGGGCCCGCCCAACCGATTTCAGCGCATGCCCCACCTTGCTGTAGGGTCTCCCTCGGTAGCGTGTCCGAGCGGCCGAAGGAGCTCGCCTCGAAAGCGAGTGTGGCGCAAGTCACCGAGGGTTCAAATCCC
Above is a genomic segment from Streptomyces collinus Tu 365 containing:
- the upp gene encoding uracil phosphoribosyltransferase encodes the protein MRLHVVDHPLVAHKLTTLRDQRTDSATFRRLADELVTLLAYEATRDVRTEAVDIRTPVASTTGVKLARPRPLVVPILRAGLGMLDGMVRLLPTAEVGFLGMIRNEETLQASTYASRMPEDLSGRQVYVLDPMLATGGTLVAAIQELIERGADDVTAVVLLAAPEGVAVMERELAGTPVTVVTAAVDDHLNEHGYIIPGLGDAGDRLYGAAE
- the tadA gene encoding tRNA adenosine(34) deaminase TadA; protein product: MRLALDQAELAVRGGDVPVGAVMLSPDGTTVLGAGHNEREATGDPTAHAEVLAIRRAAAALGQWRLTGCTLVVTLEPCTMCAGALVQSRVDRVVYGARDDKAGAAGSLWDVVRDRRLNHRPEVVEGVLAEECAGLLTAFFRDR